The following is a genomic window from Melitaea cinxia chromosome 7, ilMelCinx1.1, whole genome shotgun sequence.
aattatttttgtctgtccgCCTGTATCTTAGCCACATATCAAGTCGAAACTAATGAAATAAGGTATTATTTGATTGCATACTACAAGCCACTACTAATTACTTATaagaaaaactttattttcCAAAATTTAGATGGTAGGTACTCTGGGGTgagaaaatatgataaaaaagaaGTGTATAAGATTTTTCGTTTTCCTATCGGTTACccacacaaaacaaaaataaaaactattaacagcttctaaaaataaacataatagacctatttttttatacaagttaatttatttctagACGGTTACACGAGCACGACGGAAACGGCACAGAAAAATTGTAATCAACAACTTAAATGGAAAAATACCGAATTATCTTCATaaatcaatgatttttttacattacggGTAATCTGTGCTGTGATTATTGCATTATTATCGGCTTCAATTATAAAGTATCACCGTCTCTTTCTTTCAAACAAGATCGAAATCGCCTTTTATATCAAAACGAATCGTATTAATTAGACAACCAACTACATGCATTTTCCGCGTGCCTTATTTTCACGGAAACAAGCTTAGGCAAATATGTCTTAATAATAGTTACACAATCGCAGAGGAGATCGAAACATTGACCACGAAACAATACGCAACTCCATGGCTCTACAGTCAATTAGTCACGAATAAAGCAATCAGATGGTTCACTACGCATATGTTAACGTTCGCTGCATTGTTCTATTGACCCTACTCAGACCTACATCCTGTGTGAGAGCTATGTCATGCAAAACTAATGGTATATTGAAAGCCTCTTTAACCGCACAATGCAAAATCGTTGTAGCTCGTTGTAGCCATCTTGACTTTACAGAGGTCTAAAGTCTATACCTAAATGTGGGACATTTATAATGAGCtattaggtattttattttaagattgcTTGCTATAGCAGCGACGTCGCTCGCACCAAAGTTTCACTGTTaaagttgttgttgttttaaaatttatccccaatagggaaaggcaaaggactataatccatacagcttCACtgttaaagtattatttagaaTTGTAGATGATGGCTTGAGTAATCAATCATTCAAACAAAACGCAAAAACATTAAATTGGCCTTTGAAATGGCAATATACGCAATTAATTAGATTTAGTacatttgaggaaaaaatgtattataaattatttttcataattagaATTTCATCTAATGACAATTACCAAAACATTactatttagtaaaaagggTGATTAACAAAAATGTGAGAAATCGTGAAGCATAGTAAATACTTCACTTTCTGCTGAAAGTCCGATGCCTAGTGTTCAGTTCacttttaattgtattattttagtaatgagACACCAAATGTTGTGTTAATAGTTTCTGTTATTATTTGCATTATTACTTCAATAACTCATTATTTACACATtacttacataaattatttaactttgtaGTTTGCCAGTtatctgataaaaaaataaaattaatagaagattgtatattatattgtatatgttacatcaaaattataaataaaattttaatgatgtgTATAATCTTTATGAATAAATTCCCCAATAGTCTGTTCTGTGtctatattaaattactataatattatccTAGCATTACTAAAATTTGTgccaaatctatacaaataaatgaaattggtgtgtttgtgtgtaatattaaaataaccgctttttactaaattcatctGGATGTACACAcaataaatataccaaaataacatttttttacaatttttgtctgtttgtttgttccagctaatctctgaaacgcctggaccgattttgacgggactttcgctggaagatagctgatgtagtaagaagtaacttaggctacttttattttatacagttaattattttataactctgcgaactgaacaataacttttttgataaattccacgcgaacgaagtcacgagcacagctagtatcacaATAAATGAGgtttaaactttatatttatatttaataataagtgcctgataatacaataaaagcacattaataaaactttaatacatAATGTGCAAGtgatgtgtaatttttttttttttggaataatgACATGAAAAGGAAGGAAAGTTAAACTAAACCTAAACCTAAAACTTTCACTCAAAGCATCCAtccataaatacatattatagaaTCAATTGACACCTGAGCAAAATACTTTCAAGctctatttatacaaatctgtACGCACTGTGTACTACGCAGTTGTCATGAATACAATTCAAAAATGATTTTAGATGTACATAGACTAGACAGTTGGCACAGTATATAGTTACCTTGCTTTATGCTCCATGGGTACTAGGTTATATTCCCACATTAAGTttgagtatattatattttagtatattttaaaaatgtagctatatcaggcAACTGTTACGAATAACACAGTCATAAAGTTGCCTACTTTAGGACCAGATGACCCTGTGTGTatgttacttatatttatttattgtgatttatatatacttacttaGAAGAGCATCTAAACTGGAACGATCCCCTTCCAACCACGCTGATATTACATAAGCCATGCCCAGCATAACAACACCGAGCAGCGCCAAGACAATAAATGTCTCATATACACGACCCTTCAAACCCCGGCAACCAGGAAATCCGGTTGATTCAGAAAATAGATATGCAAATGGTAGAAATACAAACAGAGACAGGTTGGAAAACAAGAACACGTGATTCCATAAacctaaaacaaaaatcaattattattataaaacatattttttaacaaatctcATAAttagctttttactaaattggCACAGTTGAAATGTCATAAAATTTGTTGAAGATTAGCCtactttttatatacaacaCTTGCTTATCTGGTTTCATAAagaatttacttatatttttttttaataaaaataacaatttttttaatgtgtttaaatttttgaatagtagataaatgtaaaaatatatatataaagagtaaaaaaatgtttaacataaatcattttatacctaaaatatatttaatgaatttaaagTTAGTTAACAACTAAAATTATCACTATATTAATGAAGTAACACGCATAttacattactattttacttaacatttaaattaatgaattaattagtTCATAAATtaactagtaaaaaaaattaaatacttttttgaataacaaagaaataatttgaattttaataacaaattaatttcaatatttaactgcaaattataatttacttaacAACTAATGGATAAGAACAtctaatgtattaaaattgatttgatTTGAATGCTTGAGGTCTATAATTAACAAAGACATTTATAAAAACCTTGTATCAGAGAACTGTTGAGCCATTTGACATAGTAACTGTTTGGGTAAAGTATGAGCACTTCATTGCTGACTATCGAGACGGGCAACAGGAGTGCCGAGCCCAGAGACACGGCCAAGGCGAATGTGCACAGCCATAGGCTTATTCTGTATACCTTTACCTCATCTTCATCTGCCGTGAAATAGTCATCGCTATCACGACGACGAAACTTCTCGATTATCATGAACGAGAAGAGGTATAGTAATATAAACAGGAGCAGGAATATCTACAACGAAATATTTGCGTATTACTTAAAGaagtattgttataaaataacatcGAATAGATATTAAGACCAATGAACTAACGATCTGCTCCCGAACATTGTTGTGGAAAATCTGCTCCCGCAAGTCTGCTTCTTCATCATCCATCgtcttttttatgatattttattttatctctttatagatttttcttttgtatCATAAGCACTGAGATTGcacttcatttttaaaaattaaaccatATTCTATTAGTTCTAAAGACACAAATTCACTTCACTCGCTATAGTATGTTTAAAACCAATTTCATAATAACAaacttaaattgatttaatttattacaatttccttttatttataGCAAAAGCGCAACACTCTAACGAATGATGTAAAAACACGACTAATTTTTGATCAGCTGAAAGAAATACAGATTGTAAAGCAAATCAGTAAACTTTTGACAAAAGATGAATGTTGccatacatttttaaatcaaagaGATAGATGACTGTGGAAGAAAAAGAATAgtaatcagtaaaaaaaatttaaagtatatttttactgCATAAACTGTTGTACAAAAGCATGATTTGTCTCACAGGATTTAAATTAAAGCTAGATAATACGAAAtactaaaatagtttttacttaCTAATGATTAGTACTAATTAGAGTAGTAGGTACTTGATCAAATTAGTTAATGTTTCTCGAACACTGTGACTAAAAATCTAGTGGTTTTTGTGTACCTACAATTAATTCCAAAAATACGCTGAACGAAACTGAGCCGCCAAATTTCTTTAACTATGAAGTAGAATAGAAGTGTGATGTGACTACAGGTACAGATATTAAGAATCACTGTTTTAtccaaatacatatttatagcatagaaaataatttaaaaaaatgtatttttaaatggattattttagtacatttatttttttaattcaaagatGATCTTGTTTACTATGTTATTAGATCTAATGGTTAATACTAATGCCAATATAGCATAGTTGATTAGagaagaaacaaaaaacaaagtGCCTACCATTCTCCCTCATTGCTCAAGCAATATGAAGTATGAATAAGCggaaaatatatctattttttttaatcttttggtttaagggataacacagttccactaccacgtTGGAACTAAAAaactgaccgatggcgggataagcattcaactgctggctttgaaatacacaggccgaagacgggcagcagcgtcttcggtgtgacaaagccaaccctgcggtcaccaacccgcctgcccagcgtggtgactttatgcaacacacatgagttcacgccatttttggcgcgaatttgtggaggccttccaacagtggactgcgaaagtgatgatgaagtgatgaaccttttaatttataatttactctATACTTAATTGATTAGCTAAAATTTATAGCGTTTGCTtgattttaataactaaaatttttgtGTTCACATGCTTATGAATAGAAATACTAAAACAAAGGtagaagtaaataatttaaaaacttaaagacttgtaaataaaaattttcaacatttgtttgttttttcaaaaaattgaaAGGTCATCATTGGGGTCCAAACCAAGAAGCTTATATTTTAAGCTTCTTGGGTTAAACCAAGGGTCAAACCATGGTCAAACCTGTTAACTTTCGAATATGTCAAATTTGGTCAAATTCATGTCAAATTCATCATTGATATTTGCATGGGATATTTGATATGATAACCATAACCAAAGGGTataagtattactatactctgtgCATGTTGATAATCCAAAACCAAAACTGTAGCGGCTTTCAAAACTTAATCAAACTTGGaccaaacttttaatttttaaacatgttcttttatttgataatgatttattatttttgtagaaaaGATGAATTATAGTGActtcaacgtttttttttttaattaactgtcAGTAGTAACGACATAtgtaataatatcatatatatatataaccgaAAGTTTTGTACCTAATGAAAGTTAGAAAAATTACTTCACAGAAAATATGTTAGACGAACTTAAAAAACAACATGAAATTAGTTATTCAGAAACAAAATATGaaacaagtaaatatttttacataatataatgtattccaatgcaaataaataatgacattaCTTCATGATTTCctgttattactttttataacatttacatttttattaatttccagCTCTAACAGACATAAAGCCTGAATTCTCAGTCCGAATAGTTGTTTGTGATTATTATCTAACAAGACCCATACCAGGGATAGACGTAATATACTCAGAATTTCGAGGTTCAGATATTAAGCAGGTAAAAAGGTTGGGTTATTATTGAAgtacagttattttaatatatattattctttaatttttattcattaattccCTTTGTTCAATGGCTTCAATAGTGTCTTGAAAGCATAAATGATTTTGCCCATGTCACATAGAATGGAGATTACTattctttaattatatattggGTGTATTTACAAATTGTATATGGTAAGTATagatacattaattatttttattaatttgcaatatcttttcttaatatttttacttgttatttagtaattaaatatttttacaaaaataaataaatcataatttaatatcttCTGATTTGCTCCCAATAGGTACCAATTTTAAGAGTATTTGGGCCAACATCTGAAGGATTGAAGGCATGTCTACATATACATGGAGTAtttccttatttttatataccatGTCCTACATCAAATCCAGAACCACAGTTCTTATATCAAGTGAGCATCTTTTGCTTTATATTAACGAAAATGCCTCATTGCTGAGTAAAATCCCTTCTTGTCCAATAAGGTTTAACTTACTTTTACTTCATGACTCCATTGGTGATACTTAGTCTCAGAATTTGCTCTGAAACATACATTTctataaagaaagaaatatttttcttcaCCGACAAGCAAGAGATAAATTTTAAAGAGATATTTAGAATTTGTGAACTTATTGTGtgtctaatttaaaattgtaaccaTCTTTTTCTATATACCAGTCCATCTTTGTTGTAATGACTGTAATGTAAATGATGAGTTATAACCAACGTTTTACTCTGTTTataatttctagaataaaactaaaaactgtaaaagtttattttgtttaaaaataattgacgtAACTTTTCCtagattactaaaaaagtatcttacttaaatattattggatatgttggtaaaaaaaacatatttatcttCTAGGTAGCCGCCAGCCTGGATAAAGCATTAAATATTGCATTAAAACAAGCAACATCAACTAATCAACATGTGTACAAAATAACACTTGTTAAGGGGTTGTaagtttaattatgtatttgccATAATGTTTGTCTATTACACTCCATTTAGAATATAAGTCTATTTActaagttaattaaataataataggtttTGGGACTGGTGTGTCCATGTAGGACAGAAGTCCCTAAAGCtaataaaagaattaacaaaatattaaaaataataggttTAATGAAGTAAACAATAGTGTGtcaattgtaatttattgtaggtaattggttgttacatttatttgaaTGTGTATAAagtactagcttctgcccgtaACTTCGTCCGCTATATGGAAAATCACTTTGGGCTAACTGGGGAAGCTCTGAAAAACACCACCgtttttgaaacattctttattggtgctccactcctattggtcttagcgtgatgttatatagGCTAAAAACTTtctcaataaatgggctatctaacatatcactgaaagaattttttaaatcggacgAGTAGATCCTGAGATAAGcgtgttcaaacaaataaacaaacaaactcttcagctttataaaattagtatagattactgGAAAGTATTTTATGCGAATAGtctcagttttataatatatattatttatttcagaccaTTTTATGGATTTCATGATAAAGAACATCTTTTTTTGAAGGTGTTCTTGTATAACCCAGGTCTTATTAAAAAAGCAGTGGAACTATGTAGTAATGGTGCCATTTTGGGCCAAGCATTACAACCTCATGAAGCCCATCTTAATTTTAcactacaattttttattgatttcaatcTTTTTGGAATGAGTACTATTGATTTGCAAAGTGTCAAATTTCGTAAATCTGGTTTCTCACAGAATAGTGATGAACCAACCGGATTTTATGAATTAGGCCTGAAGCCAGAAAGTAGTTGTTATTATGAAGCAGACTGTGCTGCATCACATATTATAAATCGCCAACGCATTGGTAAAGGAGATGGTATTGAAAATCCAGGGCTTGAAGAAGTTTGGAATCAAGAAAAGCAAAGAAGGAAACAGCTCAATATGTCTATTTCATCTAAATCATTGTCACAAGGGAGGATAAACGATCAAGAAACAGATACCCATAATAAATTTGAGCAAGTAatgcataataaaattacaaatttagttGATAAGCCTATAGAAATTAAGAATGAAGTAAATGCAGAATTAATCAATTATCCTGCTGAAACACCAGAAAATTCACAGTTTCTTAATGCTACTGATATAAGCCATCATATAGAGGAGAGTGTTTCAAATTTTAAGAGTAATTCGACTTTCAGAAGAACATCAGTAAATTTAGATTATTTTGATACTACACTAGTTGATGAAGATATAGCATTAAATAGTAGTTTTTCCATTAGACACAGTCAGatattatgtaagtattatttgtatagagacAAATATTCTTATGAAATTATATACCAAAGATAAGAAGGAAAACTAcagtataaatatacaatatctaACTACTATAAGTAAAGCAAACTCTGTGTTTCTAATATTTTTCGGGTTATCTTACGAGATTTTTGAGAAGAAAAAAGGGTAAATAACATTATTCTGCTTTTTTTATACTAGAAGTGTTTTACAGTGGACAATGATGATTTAGAACTAGTGGATATGTTGCAAGATCTTGATGAGAAGCCTGTGGAAGATGATAGTGTTATGGGAACACCAGCTAACGTTGAAGAGGAATATGATTCTGATAATGCTGAATATTCCCAGATCTTCCACGATGATACCATACCTTTAAATCCTTCTGAAAGGTTAGACGTAATcacattttttactataaaaaactcttttcatttgatacatttaaatttaaatatgtgcgTTTTTGTACAGCTATAAGGAAGATATTGAAGGATCCGAATCATGGCATGATTCATTTTGGGATGGGGCTAGTATACCACAGTTAGACGGGACTTGCGATGATGAAcgtaagttatatatttttgtaagctTTCTTCTAGCATAGATTCACTAGATATGGTTAACTGGcgttaaattatcaaaatttagttaaaatccATTTTCatagtttttgtaatatatttaattgttgattttgtacatttattatattctattatattaattatattctatttttcaccAATCtggatgttattatatttagattatGGTTTATTATTCTAAACACTTAACCATAATATGATaaattgaatgaaaattaatagtTCCATTGacatagatatttattaaatattatcaataatatactagtaataatattttccttCAGATGTTAAAAAAGTACGAAAAAGGAAAATGAGATCGTTTAAACTAGGTTTGTCGAGACCAAAACATAAAAGAAAAGTAGAAATAAACACAAGTAAAGAAAAGGCAGAAATCAAAACAGATAATGATGTTGAAGAAATCAATGTTTCTAGAGaaacaatagaaaatatttctacttcacttattaaaaaaagcataaAAAGGGAATCTCAAACTTCTATGcatgaaaataatgataaaaataccATAGTACAGTGTTCCCTTGATGAAGAATATATCGAAAATTTAGTTTCCAAATTTAGCGCAAAACACGCTACACACGCCGACGCAGCAactttatatgatataaaaaagcaGTTTGAACCAGTAGCAGGATCATCAACTGTCAAGATTTGCAGTCCTGAGCTAAATGATCTAAATTGCTCCGATATTACTCTTACCGAATCTTCATTTGAAGAAAATAAAAGGGGAATCGAAAGCTTTTACGATAAATCCATATTTTTCGATTTATCAGCCACGGAGAATGAGTCAGGTATAAATAACGATGAACAATCTCATCCTGatgaaaatgatataaaaacagAACATATAagcataaaaaatgaaatcaCGTCAAAACTGTATTTAGAAGAACCGATGAGTAGTTTGGATAATATTACGCTTGTTCCTAAAATTAGAGCTCccactaaaaattatattatatctactTTAGAAAACTATAAAATACCTAAAATATTGAATCCTACTCCTTATTTTTCTGATCATAAAGATGTCGGTGATAAGATTGAAATAGGTCAATTGGTATTAAAACTTAATAGTAAGCTAGCACAAGATCAAAAGCCGTTTGAAAAAGTGTTAGACATTACGACATTAGATGAATGGCgtcaattgttatttttacaaacaaacGAAATATCTGAAGAATCTTCGAAAGCTGACgtattgaaaacattattagCAAGTAATAGGCGATGTATATTAGAACCACTTAAACGTCCTCCACTAAGCAGTATTGTAAAACAATGGGTAGAAGGCAAAGACAGaccaaaaacagaaaatattacaCATCAAGAAATAAATGTTGACGTTGATGAATTAGAAAATTCGCAAGCGATAGgcttaaatgaaataaacagtAGCTTGAGCTTGGAAACAActgaaaaagtaaaattttctttattcacttatgtaaatattaaatgactATTGGTGAGTTTATTATATCGCTTATTTTTCAGGATAAAACTGACTTAAATAACACTCTACACATTACTATGCAACCAGATGGAGCGTTTCTTTGTTTTGGGAGTAGCAATTCTAACCAAGAAAGCACACTTAGTAATCCAACAGTAgaggtaataaatatatatttactatattcacttttttaaagatgggGAAATACTATTTACGCACTAGCCTCGCCGCCCGAGGGCGACAGGAGTGTGGAGTTCTCAGCCGAACGCCAGACTATCCATTAAAATCACCATCTGTTTTCCGCGGGCACCTTAGTGGGGACGCCTTGGGATCGCTTTCGCATTCTACCACGACGCCCCCGGTGTTGACCTTTCGGCCCCGTCGGAAGAGATGCTCAACCGTTCCAAGTCAATCCCAACCGTCTGCGCCACCGTCCTGAGGCCACGTGACCGTGAGGTCAAGCTCGTCCTCGGCCGCCGGGTCGCATCGAGCGGCCTCGCAGAAGCTGCAGGGAGCCCAGCACAACCCGGTCGGCATGATCTTTTGCACCTTACCTACCTTTTTTTCTCGCGGTCGAGCGAACCCACCCGCCCCGTTCTTCTATGACGCTCACGGGTCCACTTTGATAGAACCAGAGCGGTACTCGGAGCGCGACCCAACAGCCCTGGCACTCCAGTGCGCTTTCGCGCCTCCCTCCGAGCGCGACCCAAAGGCCGGTACTCtgatgcgctttcgcgccctcCCCTGGATTTGTTCCGTGGTCTAAGGACAACCTTTCCGCGGCGGTGTATACCGCGAGCGGCGTTCGCCTATCTGTCACCTGAGGCTCAGTAGGAGATCCATCAACTCCCTTGGGTTAACTATAttcacttaaataataaatagataaatattaataataactatatataaaaaaatatattaagaaaaaaagaaaaaatccctTACTAATAACATAGGccaagtgtatattgtaagtagaacataagtgttcatatatggtaactaggaaataagtgtacatatatgataactagcaaataagtgtaaatatagacatagataagaaaaataataatatgttcagaaattataattaaatgaatgatGAGTGATCAAAGAGTACTTGTAAGGGAAAAAAACcatcagcgtcggaccacgtcctagttttgcTAGGCAGTTACAGGACTGTCGATTAGTAGTTGTactgaaaaatcgcctgtggtatgtaatgcatgcatgtttaacaaaaggcatgggcattttgagcccgtggatgataattaaaaaaaaaaagaacaaactaTATTCACCTATCTCATATGTCTATGTCTAACtgcttctatttttttttcagactgATTTTCTAACTGTAATGTTGATAGAAGTTCTTACATCTGTTAGGGGAGATTTGAACCCTGATCCCGTTATTGATCCAATAGAAGCAATTTTTATGACAGTAAGGAACGACTGTCCCGAAAATCACACATTACAGCAAAGTATTACAGAGATATTTGTAACTCAAGAAGCGAAAGAACCCAAATTCTTAGACAGATGCGTATTTAACTCCCGTATAAATTATGTCAATAACGAGAGTGAGCTGTTAGAGAAACTTATAGAAAGCATTAAAATTCACGATCCAGACATTTTGTGTGGATATGAAATAGAGATGAACTCTTGGGGTTATGTCATTGAGAGAGCGCAAGTGGTAGGTCTcgaaattattaaagaaatatctaGAATTACGGAAAAGAATCGACAGAAGCGTTACAGAAGCGATGAGAATGAATTAGAAGGGAGAGTTATTGGGAGAATAACGTTTGATGTTTGGCGTTTGCTTCGGCATGAACTTGCATTATCAAGCTATAGTTTTGAGAATTGTATGTACACTGTATTGAATGAAAGAGTACCAAAGTACAGTTATACCCAATTAGCCGAATGGTGGAATGATGAATCTAGGATCTTGCGGTGGATTCCTGTGGAATATTACTTGACAAAGTTAAACGGAACAGTAAGGATGATGAATAAGCTTGACATGATTAGTAAGAACAATTTGTATTGTCTTTAATATACTTTGGAACTAATTATGTCACCTATTTGTAAACATTCAATTGGAAACCCTTAATTTGTAATAACATTAGCTAGACGATTTACAATTTTACAGTTGTATTTTTACTAacgattttcaaaaatataatggtTACACGTATACTTAACCAACAATAATTAATCTTTCTTTTCTCTCTTTCgctttttgatatattatctTCCGCGAAATTCAAATCAAACTCTTAGTTTCTAATATAAAACTCTTTTCGTTTGTAAAGATCGCACCTCAGAGCTGGCTCGACTGTTTGGGTTACAATGGTGGGAAGTTCTGTCGAGGGGATCACAGTTCAGAGTGGAGTCGCTGATGCTCCGCGCCGCGCGGCCTCTCAACCTTGTAGCGTTATCACCAACTGTCAAACAACGGGCAGGGATGCGGGCGCCGGAATGTCTACCTCTTATATTTGAACCAGGTAAAATTTACATTTGGATTAATGAGTTTTAGGCCCTATTGGAAAAGTACCTGAACCGTAGAGATTCTTAGAGAAGATTACTGCCAAATAGAACTACTCTCAAGTAGCATTGGTTTCTTGTAGTAAATTGTAGAGCTCCTAGGAAGGATACGATCTGCAACACATTTGTGTGTCGGGTAGACGATATGCTTTTTTTATAACACAACATATAAAAAAGCCATTAGTTGTGCCTTAAGTtcaagaatttaaaatttagtttatttatattgttccaGAATCTCGCTTTTACAATGATCCAGTTATTGTACTGGATTTTCAAAGTCTCTATCCGTCAATGATGATagcttataattattgtttttcaaCATGCATCGGCAGAGTTCAGAATATAAATgggtaataaaatattcataagaagttaataattaataaaatatccgATTATAATGTAAATCCTTTAG
Proteins encoded in this region:
- the LOC123655118 gene encoding DNA polymerase zeta catalytic subunit produces the protein MLDELKKQHEISYSETKYETTLTDIKPEFSVRIVVCDYYLTRPIPGIDVIYSEFRGSDIKQVPILRVFGPTSEGLKACLHIHGVFPYFYIPCPTSNPEPQFLYQVAASLDKALNIALKQATSTNQHVYKITLVKGLPFYGFHDKEHLFLKVFLYNPGLIKKAVELCSNGAILGQALQPHEAHLNFTLQFFIDFNLFGMSTIDLQSVKFRKSGFSQNSDEPTGFYELGLKPESSCYYEADCAASHIINRQRIGKGDGIENPGLEEVWNQEKQRRKQLNMSISSKSLSQGRINDQETDTHNKFEQVMHNKITNLVDKPIEIKNEVNAELINYPAETPENSQFLNATDISHHIEESVSNFKSNSTFRRTSVNLDYFDTTLVDEDIALNSSFSIRHSQILLDNDDLELVDMLQDLDEKPVEDDSVMGTPANVEEEYDSDNAEYSQIFHDDTIPLNPSESYKEDIEGSESWHDSFWDGASIPQLDGTCDDEHVKKVRKRKMRSFKLGLSRPKHKRKVEINTSKEKAEIKTDNDVEEINVSRETIENISTSLIKKSIKRESQTSMHENNDKNTIVQCSLDEEYIENLVSKFSAKHATHADAATLYDIKKQFEPVAGSSTVKICSPELNDLNCSDITLTESSFEENKRGIESFYDKSIFFDLSATENESGINNDEQSHPDENDIKTEHISIKNEITSKLYLEEPMSSLDNITLVPKIRAPTKNYIISTLENYKIPKILNPTPYFSDHKDVGDKIEIGQLVLKLNSKLAQDQKPFEKVLDITTLDEWRQLLFLQTNEISEESSKADVLKTLLASNRRCILEPLKRPPLSSIVKQWVEGKDRPKTENITHQEINVDVDELENSQAIGLNEINSSLSLETTEKDKTDLNNTLHITMQPDGAFLCFGSSNSNQESTLSNPTVETDFLTVMLIEVLTSVRGDLNPDPVIDPIEAIFMTVRNDCPENHTLQQSITEIFVTQEAKEPKFLDRCVFNSRINYVNNESELLEKLIESIKIHDPDILCGYEIEMNSWGYVIERAQVVGLEIIKEISRITEKNRQKRYRSDENELEGRVIGRITFDVWRLLRHELALSSYSFENCMYTVLNERVPKYSYTQLAEWWNDESRILRWIPVEYYLTKLNGTVRMMNKLDMINRTSELARLFGLQWWEVLSRGSQFRVESLMLRAARPLNLVALSPTVKQRAGMRAPECLPLIFEPESRFYNDPVIVLDFQSLYPSMMIAYNYCFSTCIGRVQNINGDAPYEFGAWRLRISQSKLEALVKNGFVHWSPVGVGFVKSSVRRGVLPALLRRILAARQAVKAGMKLQTDENVKKAMHSRQLGLKLIANVTYGYTAANFSGRMPCVEVGDSVVSKGRETLERAIKLVNNSKWNAKVVYGDTDSMFVLVPGGTRAEAFEIGRQIADAVTADNPSPVVLKLEKVYQPCILQTKKRYVGYMYESPDQEKPVYEAKGIETVRRDGCPAGVKLLQRSLCELFDTGDMSRVKKLVCGVLSKLTDGTLSPQELFFTREYHGPNGYRPGAAAPPNEIAKRLAARDRRAAPRPGERVPWAVLAGAPHAPLVRLARAPAEILKAPAPPHVPYYATRVLLPPLQRCLSLLGVDVFKWWQEVGWHREAQLQRAGGAAGIARYMQRGRCAVCGARGARSLCVRCAARARPSSAAVAGKLARASAHAHSCDQICRSCCNHHLHSKCENTECPVLWRRLAAQQKIEHIREIVTNLPPTFLRENFDF